Proteins from one Camelina sativa cultivar DH55 chromosome 8, Cs, whole genome shotgun sequence genomic window:
- the LOC104708247 gene encoding uncharacterized protein At5g08430-like: protein MGDIIWVEEGNNNNVSAISSRKRKARPKRFEFVGWGSRQLIEFLQSLGKDTTDMISRYDVTDTIAKYIAKEGLLDLSNKKKVKCDRRLLSLFGTRTIFRMRVYDLLEKHYAENQDDSDFDFLYDDETPQIICHSDKVAKMGTKVVKKARVRGTFAAIVSDNIKLLYLRKSLVQELIKSPDTFEGKMLGSFVRVKSDPNDYLQKNPYQLVQVTGVKKEHGTDDFLLQVTNYMTDVSISVLSDDNFSQEECEDLQQRIKNELLTKPTIVEMEEKARSLHEDQTKHWLGREIIQLQRLIDRANEKGWRRELSEYLEKKVLLQNPEEQARLFREVPEVIEEKLVPNPEASPEVHNSDNEQQLSESPLSCIQETPEVRNLFGGEDQQCNGYLISNPSTTPGITSPAMELNERLPTWIASTGDGYLHGDVEQPANGITGGETPIRESEVSQLPSTISVTNPNNVSQAQPNPSEIIELSDDDEDDNDDGETLDPRVEDVQAPCYEKEKFNWLYKDPQGLVQGPFSLMQLKAWSDADYFSRTFRVWMTGQSMESAVLLTDVLRRVK from the exons ATGGGGGATATAATTTGGGTTGAGGagggtaataataataatgtctcTGCAATATCATCGAGGAAAAGAAAAGCTAGACCTAAAAGATTCGAATTTGTAGGATGGGGTTCGAGACAACTCATTGAGTTTCTCCAATCACTTGGTAAAGATACTACTGATATGATCTCTCGTTACGATGTTACTGATACCATTGCCAAGTACATTGCAAAGGAAGGTCTTTTGGATCTttctaataaaaagaaagttaagTGCGACCGAAGGTTGCTTTCTCTTTTCGGGACTAGGACTATTTTCAGAATGAGAGTCTATGATCTGTTGGAAAAGCATTACGCTGAGAATCAGGATGATTcggattttgattttctttacgATGATGAGACGCCGCAGATTATTTGTCACTCGGATAAGGTAGCTAAAATGGGGACTAAGGTTGTTAAGAAAGCTAGAGTTAGAGGTACTTTTGCTGCGATTGTCAGTGATAATATCAAGCTTCTCTACTTGAGAAAGAGTTTAGTTCAGGAATTGATCAAGTCTCCTGACACCTTTGAGGGTAAAATGTTGGGGAGTTTTGTGAGGGTTAAGTCTGACCCTAATGATTATCTTCAGAAGAACCCTTATCAGCTTGTTCAGGTTACAG GCGTGAAGAAGGAACATGGGACTGAtgattttcttcttcaggttaCAAACTATATGACAGACGTTTCTATATCTGTGCTCTCTGATGATAATTTCTCCCAG GAAGAATGTGAAGATTTGCAGCAGAGAATAAAGAACGAGCTTCTTACGAAGCCTACAATT gtggagatggaagaaaaggcTAGAAGTTTACATGAAGATCAGACAAAACAC TGGCTTGGAAGAGAAATTATACAGTTACAAAGGCTTATTGATCGGGCCAATGAGAAGGGATGGCGAAGAGA GCTGTCTGAGTACCTGGAGAAGAAGGTTCTTCTTCAAAATCCAGAAGAACAGGCCCGGCTATTCCGTGAAGTTCCAGAAGTTATTGAAGAGAAACTTGTACCAAACCCTGAAGCGTCCCCTGAGGTTCATAATAGTGACAACGAGCAACAACTGAGTGAATCTCCATTATCGTGCATCCAAGAAACCCCAGAAGTCCGCAACCTCTTTGGTGGAGAAGATCAACAATGTAATGGGTATCTAATATCAAACCCCAGCACAACTCCGGGAATCACGTCTCCTGCTATGGAATTAAACGAGAGATTGCCAACCTGGATTGCTTCTACAG GTGATGGATATCTTCATGGAGATGTAGAGCAGCCAGCAAATGGCATCACTGGAGGAGAGACGCCGATTAGAGAGTCTGAAGTTTCTCAGCTTCCGTCAACTATATCAGTAACTAATCCCAACAACGTATCTCAAGCTCAACCCAATCCATCAGAGATAATCGAACTgagcgatgatgatgaagatgacaacGATGATGGAGAGACCCTTGACCCTAGAGTTGAAGATGTTCAGGCTCCGTGTTATGAGAAAGAGAAGTTCAACTGGCTATACAAAGATCCCCAGGGTCTTGTACAGGGACCTTTCTCTCTCATGCAACTCAAAGCTTGGAGCGACGCAGATTACTTCAGCAGAACCTTCAGGGTTTGGATGACAGGACAAAGCATGGAATCCGCAGTTTTACTAACCGATGTTCTTCGTCGAGTTAAATAA